The following coding sequences lie in one Salarias fasciatus chromosome 7 unlocalized genomic scaffold, fSalaFa1.1 super_scaffold_4, whole genome shotgun sequence genomic window:
- the mamdc4 gene encoding apical endosomal glycoprotein, which translates to MFPSRSSVIFLLLALQWAAGSCSQWCQAPERVCDFVCDCDDCSDEQDCGYNGKHFDCDFEDVGMCGWTEPSSSGTFRWERLQGGDILSDSGPSSDYTTGTATGWFMGVSAVTAESPDTAVLISPEIQQTSPTCRLCLRYFLWDSGHTGLGSAPLWATINHFDSQQAVVWRPEASSIHGWREDTIFLGRIASPFQIRFNSQRKEGRTGDVAIDQLEFLDCALPLPLVGKACPSGMFECGREGCVEQRQVCDGTDDCGDGSDEKDCGYQLCDFEQDWCGWDNRSISSLKWIRTNQLSLSTTDPQKGPGRDHSENTAAGSFLYVTVPDDGLKQDWASFQSPPLQPTNSSHPCKMVMYTHQFGPRSGGLTVLVVDRAIYPVWERGGALGDLWVKAEVEIVTNTSFQILIMAAIRNYTYGGIAIDSILLSPECRISTETVSVEKLPDSPKDPCTDREKLCDFHADCEGQEDEAKCGDFSYPQGSSGWTDASIGSQGWTLYKTEEEEYLYVVSASGQQLTDAQTRTPLLGPTGPACTMTFDFALTGHPDHIGDLSVTLIDSVLGAGPKMFEYSGKTPADPEEWQSAEILIGFRKNRFQVAFEARAMKLCNCVRIKVKNVRFHNCRADYYPSPPTGLSCNFESGLCGWYQDNDDNFDWTELDGVDHTIGVGKSLVVDMWSPSLRGTFGRLISFPQPPGSTDHCLSFFYKLYGPNPGTLNVKLLLKGGAETVIWSHTGSDGNMWHEATCPVGRHIDDFQLVFEAVRSGFDGRVAIDDVSVLSEPCGMPRRCSFEGGLCGYTRSGKVPWLHLSGQRTSAHRPQSDHTLESSLGSYMLVDTSGSNLPSGETTVLVSPVRHGTSSAECLNFWYQMGGENPGSLTVYVKQIDGRRVKIFSTSLNRAGVWRHGNGNIRGTLVDWQVEFEVVGRGGRDAHIAIDDIFLSPLPCEEQGAVCTLENGLCSWSNTQNIQVDELDWELTSQEAEQHYPTPLRDHTLKTEKGHFLSLPSSDQTAAMQRAHLLSPHLPPTKGTCLSFWAYKTHPVRRQLSVWILSNGRLNQLLELSDLWESWKRFEVDIASTEEYQIVFQGIKGQSGVLALDDIQYTVGVNCELKHTDTAPQDNTGGIAASIVVVVLIIITLTVVLYYYLRNKGKSDSTPSPSANGGFSSDIYDGDDTDFNNFRERETA; encoded by the exons ATGTTTCCATCAAGGAGCTCAGTCATATTTCTACTTTTGGCTTTGCAATGGG CTGCCGGCTCTTGCTCCCAGTGGTGTCAGGCTCCCGAGCGGGTGTGCGACTTCGTGTGTGACTGTGATGACTGCAGCGATGAACAAGACTGTG GATACAATGGAAAGCACTTTGACTGTGACTTTGAGGACGTGGGAATGTGTGGCTGGACCGAGCCGTCCAGCAGCGGGACATTCAGGTGGGAGAGACTTCAGGGGGGAGACATCCTGTCGGACAGCGGACCGTCCTCAGACTACACCACCGGGACAGCTACAG GTTGGTTCATGGGAGTGAGTGCAGTGACGGCAGAGTCTCCCGATACCGCAGTTTTAATCTCTCCAGAGATTCAGCAGACTTCCCCCACGTGTCGTCTTTGTCTCAGATATTTCCTCTGGGATTCAG GTCACACAGGTCTGGGCTCTGCCCCACTGTGGGCAACCATAAATCACTTCGACTCCCAGCAGGCTGTAGTGTGGCGTCCCGAGGCCTCCAGTATCCATGGCTGGAGGGAGGACACCATCTTTCTGGGCCGAATCGCCTCACCCTTCCAAATCCGCTTCAACTCGCAGCGGAAGGAAGGGCGAACGGGAGACGTGGCCATAGACCAGCTGGAGTTCCTAGACTGCGCTTTGCCAT TGCCCCTCGTTGGGAAAGCGTGTCCGTCCGGGATGTTTGAGTGCGGACGGGAAGGTTGCGTGGAGCAGCGGCAGGTCTGTGACGGCACCGACGACTGCGGCGACGGGTCTGATGAGAAGGACTGTG gATACCAGCTCTGTGACTTCGAGCAGGACTGGTGCGGATGGGACAATCGGTCCATTTCCAGCCTGAAATGGATTAGAACCAATCAGCTGAGCCTCTCCACCACAGATCCTCAGAAAGGACCCGGCAGAGATCACTCTGAAAACACCGCGGCAG GGAGCTTTTTATACGTCACTGTCCCTGATGACGGCCTAAAACAGGACTGGGCGTCTTTCCAGAGTCCGCCTCTTCAGCCAACTAACAGTTCACATCCTTGCAAG ATGGTGATGTACACACACCAGTTTGGGCCGCGGTCCGGCGGCTTGACGGTGTTGGTGGTAGATCGCGCCATCTACCCAGTGTGGGAGAGGGGGGGCGCTCTGGGTGACCTCTGGGTGAAGGCAGAGGTGGAGATTGTCACCAACACCTCTTTCCAG ATATTGATAATGGCAGCAATCAGAAATTATACATATGGAGGAATTGCGATCGATAGTATCCTGCTATCTCCCGAATGCCGCATATCAACTG AAactgtttctgtggaaaaactCCCTGATTCTCCCAAAGACCCGTGCACTGACAGGGAGAAGCTGTGTGACTTCCACGCCGACTGTGAAGGACAGGAGGATGAAGCCAAATGTG GGGATTTTTCTTACCCTCAGGGCAGCTCGGGCTGGACTGACGCCAGCATTGGGAGTCAGGGTTGGACACTCTATAAAACCGAAG AGGAGGAGTACCTGTATGTAGTTTCGGCTTCGGGCCAACAGCTGACCGACGCTCAGACACGGACCCCCCTCCTGGGCCCGACCGGCCCAGCGTGTACCATGACCTTTGACTTTGCCCTCACTGGGCATCCTGATCACATCG GTGACCTGTCTGTCACGTTGATCGACAGCGTGCTGGGCGCAGGGCCCAAAATGTTTGAGTACAGCGGGAAGACGCCTGCAGATCCAGAGGAATGGCAAAGCGCTGAGATACTGATTGGGTTCAGGAAAAATCGCTTCCAG GTGGCATTTGAAGCTCGTGCAATGAAGCTATGTAACTGCGTCAGGATTAAAGTGAAAAACGTCCGCTTTCACAACTGTCGCGCTGACTATTATCCGTCTCCTCCAACAG GACTGTCCTGTAACTTTGAGAGCGGGCTGTGCGGATGGTATCAGGACAATGACGACAACTTCGACTGGACGGAGCTCGACGGAGTGGACCACACCATCGGTGTTG GCAAATCCCTGGTTGTGGACATGTGGAGTCCCTCTCTTCGTGGCACGTTCGGGCGCTTAATTTCATTCCCACAGCCACCAGGTTCCACAGATCACTGCCTGTCCTTCTTCTACAAACTATATGGACCCAACCCAG GTACTTTAAATGTGAAGCTGTTGCTAAAAGGCGGCGCCGAGACCGTCATCTGGAGCCACACCGGATCGGACGGGAACATGTGGCATGAAGCAACCTGTCCGGTTGGACGCCACATTGATGACTTTCAG CTGGTATTTGAAGCCGTGCGCTCCGGCTTCGACGGGCGCGTGGCCATCGATGACGTGTCAGTGTTGAGCGAACCCTGCGGCATGCCGCGGAGGTGCTCTTTTGAAGGGGGCTTGTGCGGATACACCAGGTCTGGCAAAGTACCCTGGCTCCACCTCAGCGGACAGAGAACCTCAGCTCACAGGCCCCAAAGCGACCACACCCTGGAGAGCAGCCTTG GTTCTTACATGCTGGTTGACACCAGTGGTAGCAACCTTCCTTCTGGGGAGACCACCGTCCTCGTCTCTCCTGTCCGCCACGGAACCTCCAGCGCCGAGTGTCTCAACTTCTGGTATCAGATGGGAGGAGAAAATCCAG GGTCTCTCACGGTGTATGTAAAGCAAATTGATGGACGAAGAGTGAAGATCTTCTCTACCAGCCTGAATAGAGCAGGTGTCTGGCGCCATGGCAACGGCAACATCCGGGGGACCCTTGTGGATTGGCAG GTGGAGTTTGAGGTAGTCGGACGTGGAGGCAGAGACGCACATATCGCCATCGATGACATCTTTCTCTCACCTCTTCCATGTGAAGAGCAAG GTGCCGTCTGCACTCTGGAGAACGGCTTGTGCAGCTGGAGCAACACTCAGAACATCCAGGTGGACGAACTGGACTGGGAGCTGACCAgtcaggaggcggagcagcacTACCCCACGCCACTCAGAGACCACACCCTGAAGACGGAGAAAG gtcacttcctgtccttACCCAGCAGCGATCAGACAGCCGCCATGCAACGCGCCCATCTGCTGAGCCCTCACCTGCCCCCCACCAAGGGCACCTGTCTCAGCTTCTGGGCCTACAAAACCCACCCAG TGAGGAGACAGCTGAGCGTGTGGATTCTGTCCAACGGTCGACTCAACCAGCTGCTGGAACTCAGCGACCTCTGGGAGTCATGGAAACGTTTCGAGGTTGACATCGCCTCGACGGAGGAGTACCAG ATCGTTTTCCAAGGGATCAAGGGCCAGTCGGGCGTTTTGGCGCTGGATGACATCCAGTACACCGTCGGGGTCAACTGTGAGCTTAAACACACAGATACAG CTCCACAGGACAACACAGGGGGAATTGCAGCGTCTATAGTCGTGGTCGTGCTCATCATCATCACGTTGACCGTTGTGTTGTATTACTACCTGCGCAACAAAGGGAAAAGTGATAGTACGCCATCGCCCTCCGCCAACGGTGGCTTCAGTAGCGACATATACGATGGAGATGACACA GATTTCAACAACTTCCGGGAGAGGGAGACGGCGTGA
- the LOC115382689 gene encoding glutamine synthetase-like: protein MASVYPSSRLNKAVRQYYLSLPQRGKCQVTYIWIDGTGQGLRNKTRTLDEEPSSIEDVPEWNFDGSSTYQSEGSNSDMYLIPVRMFRDPFTLDPNKLVLCEVLKYNRLPAETNQRHSCTKVMEEVKEHCMWFGMEQEYTLLGMDGHPFGWPTNGYPAPQGPFYCGVGANNAYGRDIVECHYKACLYAGVKICGTNAEVMPSQWEFQVGPCEGIEMGDHLWVARFLLHRVCEDFGVVVTLDPKPMKGDWNGAGCHTNVSTKQMREDGGLQYIMEAIEKLGKRHMEHISVYDACGGQDNMRRLTGFHETSTISDFSSGVANRAASIRIPRQVAHDKKGYFEDRRPAANCDPYAVTRAIAGTCLLEPEDGN, encoded by the exons ATGGCGTCAGTGTACCCCAGTTCCCGCCTCAACAAAGCCGTGCGGCAGTACTACCTGAGCCTGCCTCAGAGAGGCAAGTGCCAGGTCACCTACATCTGGATCGACGGCACCGGACAGGGGCTCCGCAACAAGACCAGGACTCTGGACGAAGAGCCGTCCAGCATTGAAG ATGTCCCTGAGTGGAACTTTGATGGTTCGAGCACCTACCAGTCGGAGGGCTCCAACAGCGACATGTACCTCATCCCAGTGCGCATGTTCAGGGATCCCTTCACCCTCGACCCCAACAAGCTAGTCCTCTGCGAGGTCCTCAAGTACAACCGCCTTCCCGCTG AGACGAACCAGAGGCACAGCTGCACgaaggtgatggaggaggttaAAGAGCACTGCATGTGGTTTGGCATGGAGCAGGAGTACACGCTTTTAGGAATGGACGGGCATCCCTTTGGCTGGCCTACTAATGGCTACCCAGCACCCCAAG GTCCTTTCTACTGTGGAGTGGGGGCAAACAATGCTTATGGACGAGACATTGTAGAGTGCCACTACAAGGCCTGCCTCTACGCCGGGGTGAAGATCTGTGGAACGAATGCTGAAGTTATGCCATCTCAG TGGGAGTTTCAGGTGGGTCCCTGCGAGGGCATCGAGATGGGAGACCACCTGTGGGTGGCTCGCTTCCTCCTTCACCGGGTGTGCGAAGATTTCGGGGTCGTGGTAACACTGGACCCCAAACCGATGAAGGGCGACTGGAACGGCGCGGGATGCCACACTAACGTCAGCACCAAACAGATGAGAGAGGACGGGGGTCTGCA GTACATCATGGAGGCCATTGAGAAGCTGGGCAAACGCCACATGGAGCACATCAGTGTGTACGACGCGTGTGGCGGTCAGGACAACATGAGGCGTCTCACCGGGTTCCACGAAACCTCCACCATCAGCGACTTCTCCAGCGGCGTGGCCAACCGTGCCGCCAGCATCCGCATCCCGCGCCAGGTAGCCCACGACAAGAAGGGCTACTTCGAGGACCGCCGGCCCGCCGCGAACTGCGACCCGTACGCGGTGACCAGGGCCATCGCCGGAACCTGCCTGCTCGAACCGGAGGACGGAAACTAG